A stretch of the Archangium violaceum genome encodes the following:
- a CDS encoding kelch repeat-containing protein, producing MRNSPLRSVPFLHGGVTKLLLLMMWGGLGCGLRPEQKEEVESLVAGSAGQVEKRREWQVTALRGEMGRAMVGPLMVSPGWISTGSLNTSRETYTATLLPSGKVLVIGGLGTGDTPMDSAEVYDPDTGTWSPTGALATARRSHTATLLPSGKVLVTGGEGTSGAPVANVELYNPDTGTWSTTPPLAEARFGHTATLLPSGKVLVTGGLGSSSELSSAEEYDPDTGTWSPTGALATARRWHTATLLPSGKVLVIGGRDTGDTPMKSAEVYNPDTRTWSLTGDLATPRTTHTATLLPSGKVLVTGGAGAGDDPLASAEVYDPVAGTWSSTNPMSTARRWCRTVLMTSGKVLVTGGSNGPSATPTPLDSAEVYDPELGTWSQTDSLAMARQSHTAILLPSGKVLVAGGENSDGRLDSAEVYDPGTWNRTGSLAMVRTSHTVTLLPSGKILVTGGTGPGNVPLLSAEVYDPTTGTWSTTGSLHTGRSRHTATRLPSGKVLVTGGLGSSGYLTSAEVYDPNTGTWSITNSLLTARHSHTATLLPSGKVLVTGGLGSSGYLTSAEVYDPEVGTWNTTTNALATGRDRHTATLLPSGKVLVTGGFNMSSELSSAEVYDPSMGIWSTTTSMTQPRSSHTATLLPSGKVLITGGYGSGGPLKSAEVYDPEAGTWNTTSGALATARYFHTATLLPSGNVLVTGGSGLGGALNSAEVYDPAARTWSTTPSDLATARYEHTAMLLPSGEVLLTGGTGPGGIVLAIAEVYGTPGGASSSIDAKLAEARTKAMAVLLPNGQVLVTGGSGSSGPLAHAELYDPEAKTWTKTAEMGTSRASATATLLRSGEVLVVGGKGSSGKGLRAESADEALVSAELFNPVTNTWRTTGPLHEARHSHSALLLPTGQVMVTGGVGENGESLSTAEVYNPNTGKWDTTGSMRTPRREPLVVQLPTGQVLASGGLDNENKPLSSAEVYDLKERTWTITAPMSTARASSTAVLLPTGQVLVAGGTDGSKALSSAELYDPDPRKPTWIEVDPLHAARKLHAAHLLPTGKVLVLGGTSDTSVLDEVEVYDPAQKKWALTDRLIEPREDSMTVLLPTGQVLVIAGKNPSGGLSSSTEVYDEPKAANELRPVVHPLPLQRPKANFVVKGRGFKSISGDLAIVRLQASPRGELKNLSTINATDTSVQVILPDIPDGYHLLFVLANGVAGGQVLHVDGIPPGAPIVKPVANTPLPTLEGTAEPGSTVHVYLSGPVEASTKVVANATGAWGWILETALGDGTYTAWATATDAVGNLSPESERRAFTVDTQKPSAPVVTQPKALIKIPKLTLSGTAESGSNVTVHVNEEVQGTTTADMNGLWSFTLMNLNEGKHTAHATATDKAGNTSLDSERCTFTVDTQAPAVPEVLEPRGKVASRSPTIRGTAEPSSTVEVYVDGKKVGESTTDTKGQWSVSLAEELKDGNHTAWATATDAAGNISIPSSEHVFTIEGDDTTPSSCAASPGEPSLALLGLVFLGRILSRLSRRMTLSSRSLLFLACVWLGCISPESREAEELNGENRGTITAGFRQHPQALLKMGSAQLASPIIEEEAWKSSPSMGSIRYNHTSTPLPSGKVLVVGGSNATARALNSSELYDLSTGTWQGTGAMRTARYNHTATLLPSGKVLVTGGVDSQGNALGTFEVYDPMKGTWKYSMHAMHFPRFDHTATLLHTGQVLVVGGTTDGVNGFARAEVYDPKEDIWIEVDSMNFTRFRHTATLLPTGKVLVAGGAREKNTEVYDPERGTWDSDGSLNTNRSGHTATLLPTGQVLVVGGTTDGSSGIDKAEVYNEGSWNAVDSPSQARLGHTATLLFSGKVLVVGGRAGGSSGLASTEEYDPDNKSWSPSGTLASGRFQHTATLLPSGKVLIAGGFENKGSESTEVYAPMPGNWRDVATLPVARSGHTVTPLPTGQLLVTGGSPDGSIPLDCAALYDPASGSWTPTLPLGTARFKHTATLLPSGQVLVAGGTAGPGRPLDSAELYDPMSGSWKPIQPLSTARFGHTATLLASGQVMIVGGTVDDNRPLDGAELYDPVIGSWTPTKALGTARFGHTATLLLSGLVLVVGGTTGQDSPLDSAELYNPENGEWSLSRTLNTARSEHTATLLPSGLVMVVGGRNESVPLSSVELYDPKQQSWSAPHQLATARYAHTATLLLSGELLVTGGTNGSKILSSAEVYDPALGEWSSAQPLGTARINQTATLLPSGQVLVTGGISDGDRRLNSAQVYEIAMNPGDADSGPIIKPLTRTRKPGDTLSLTGEHLHSSSEPGGGNAHSSASTLPMISLVAVEGGALTRVSQWVSSSDTEHTFILPSLPTGYYFLSVMTHGKTGGQVILVDATKPAAPQVKTPFQNQNIYATRTPDIIGTAEPGSEVHVTLDGAEVQVEFDAMGAWSHTPTKPLTFGTHTVSVTATDEAGNVSEPASVAFHLAAPESHYGWSCSTAPTIPASGVWLVMMLWLRRRGKHR from the coding sequence ATGAGGAACTCGCCGTTGAGGAGTGTTCCCTTTCTCCATGGAGGAGTGACGAAACTGCTGCTGCTGATGATGTGGGGGGGGCTGGGCTGCGGCCTTCGTCCAGAACAAAAGGAAGAAGTGGAGAGCCTCGTGGCTGGAAGCGCGGGGCAGGTAGAGAAAAGAAGAGAATGGCAGGTGACGGCACTGCGGGGAGAAATGGGGAGGGCAATGGTAGGCCCGCTCATGGTGAGCCCGGGGTGGATTTCCACGGGCTCTCTGAACACGAGCCGCGAGACCTACACGGCGACGCTGTTGCCCTCCGGCAAGGTCCTGGTCATCGGAGGCCTTGGCACAGGCGACACTCCCATGGACAGCGCGGAGGTGTACGACCCTGACACGGGGACGTGGAGCCCTACGGGCGCTCTGGCCACGGCTCGCCGTTCGCACACGGCGACGCTGTTGCCCTCAGGCAAGGTCCTGGTCACCGGAGGCGAAGGCACAAGCGGCGCGCCCGTGGCCAACGTGGAGTTGTACAACCCTGACACGGGGACGTGGAGCACGACGCCCCCTCTAGCCGAGGCCCGCTTTGGCCACACGGCGACGCTGTTGCCCTCCGGCAAGGTCCTGGTCACCGGAGGCCTTGGCTCAAGCAGCGAACTCAGCAGCGCGGAGGAGTACGACCCTGACACGGGGACGTGGAGCCCTACGGGCGCTCTGGCCACGGCTCGCCGTTGGCACACGGCGACGCTGTTGCCCTCCGGCAAGGTCCTGGTCATCGGAGGCCGTGACACAGGCGACACTCCCATGAAGAGCGCGGAGGTGTACAACCCTGACACGAGGACGTGGAGCCTCACGGGCGATCTGGCTACGCCCCGCACCACGCACACGGCGACGCTGTTGCCCTCCGGCAAGGTCCTGGTCACTGGAGGCGCAGGCGCAGGCGACGATCCCTTGGCCAGCGCGGAGGTGTACGACCCTGTCGCGGGGACGTGGAGTTCAACGAACCCCATGTCCACGGCCCGCCGCTGGTGCAGGACCGTACTGATGACCTCCGGCAAGGTCCTGGTCACCGGAGGCAGCAATGGCCCAAGCGCCACCCCTACCCCTTTGGATAGTGCGGAAGTGTATGACCCAGAGTTGGGGACGTGGAGCCAGACGGATTCTCTGGCCATGGCCCGCCAGAGCCACACGGCGATCCTGTTGCCCTCTGGTAAGGTTCTGGTTGCTGGAGGCGAAAACTCAGACGGTCGATTGGATAGCGCGGAGGTGTACGATCCGGGGACGTGGAACCGGACGGGCTCTCTGGCCATGGTCCGCACCAGTCATACGGTGACGCTGCTACCCTCTGGCAAAATCCTCGTTACAGGAGGAACAGGCCCCGGCAACGTCCCCTTGCTCAGCGCCGAGGTGTACGACCCAACCACGGGGACGTGGAGCACCACGGGCTCTCTACACACGGGCCGCAGTCGACACACGGCGACACGGTTGCCCTCGGGCAAGGTGCTGGTCACCGGAGGCCTTGGCTCAAGCGGTTACCTCACCAGTGCGGAGGTATACGACCCCAACACAGGGACGTGGAGTATCACGAACTCTCTGCTCACTGCCCGCCATAGCCATACGGCAACGCTATTGCCCTCGGGCAAGGTGCTGGTCACCGGAGGCCTTGGCTCAAGCGGCTACCTCACCAGCGCGGAGGTGTACGACCCGGAGGTGGGGACGTGGAACACCACCACCAATGCCCTGGCCACGGGTCGTGACAGGCACACTGCGACACTATTGCCCTCAGGCAAGGTGCTGGTCACCGGAGGCTTCAACATGAGCAGTGAACTCTCCAGCGCGGAGGTGTACGACCCGAGCATGGGGATTTGGAGTACCACGACCTCCATGACCCAGCCCCGCTCCAGCCATACAGCGACGCTGTTGCCCTCCGGGAAGGTTCTGATTACCGGAGGCTATGGCTCAGGCGGCCCCCTCAAAAGCGCGGAAGTGTACGACCCGGAGGCGGGGACGTGGAACACCACCTCGGGCGCTTTGGCCACTGCCCGCTATTTCCACACGGCGACGCTGTTGCCCTCCGGCAATGTGCTGGTCACTGGAGGCTCGGGCCTGGGAGGCGCCCTCAACAGCGCGGAGGTGTACGACCCGGCTGCGAGGACGTGGAGCACCACCCCAAGTGATCTGGCCACGGCCCGCTATGAGCACACGGCGATGTTGTTGCCCTCAGGCGAGGTGCTGCTCACCGGGGGCACGGGCCCAGGCGGCATCGTCCTCGCTATCGCGGAGGTGTATGGGACCCCAGGGGGGGCCTCAAGCTCTATAGATGCCAAGCTCGCGGAGGCCCGCACGAAGGCCATGGCGGTGCTGCTGCCCAATGGCCAAGTGCTGGTAACTGGAGGCTCGGGTTCCAGCGGCCCCTTGGCCCACGCGGAACTCTACGACCCCGAAGCCAAGACGTGGACAAAGACAGCAGAGATGGGCACGTCCCGCGCATCCGCCACGGCCACGCTGTTGCGCTCGGGCGAGGTTCTGGTGGTTGGAGGCAAAGGTTCGAGTGGCAAGGGCCTGCGGGCCGAGAGCGCAGACGAAGCCCTGGTGAGCGCCGAACTGTTCAACCCGGTGACGAACACCTGGCGCACCACTGGCCCTCTCCATGAGGCCCGTCATTCCCACTCAGCGCTCCTGTTGCCCACGGGACAGGTGATGGTGACCGGAGGCGTGGGTGAAAACGGAGAGTCCCTGTCCACCGCCGAGGTGTACAACCCGAACACCGGGAAATGGGACACGACGGGCTCCATGCGCACTCCTCGCAGAGAGCCTCTGGTCGTGCAGCTGCCCACCGGACAGGTGCTGGCATCTGGAGGCCTGGACAATGAAAACAAACCTCTCTCCAGCGCCGAGGTATACGACCTGAAGGAGAGAACCTGGACTATAACGGCCCCGATGAGCACTGCTCGCGCCTCCTCCACGGCGGTGCTGTTGCCCACGGGTCAGGTGTTGGTGGCCGGAGGCACCGATGGAAGCAAAGCCCTCTCCAGCGCTGAGTTGTACGACCCCGACCCGCGGAAGCCGACATGGATTGAAGTGGATCCTCTCCATGCAGCGCGCAAGCTCCACGCGGCGCACCTGCTGCCTACAGGCAAGGTGCTGGTGCTCGGCGGAACCAGCGATACCAGCGTCTTGGACGAGGTCGAGGTGTATGACCCCGCGCAAAAGAAGTGGGCGCTCACGGACAGGCTGATCGAGCCTCGCGAGGACTCGATGACCGTGCTGTTGCCCACGGGACAGGTGCTGGTGATCGCAGGCAAGAACCCGAGTGGAGGCCTCTCGTCCAGCACGGAGGTGTATGACGAGCCGAAGGCCGCCAACGAGTTACGCCCTGTCGTCCATCCGCTGCCCCTCCAGAGACCCAAGGCAAACTTCGTCGTGAAGGGACGAGGCTTCAAGAGCATCAGTGGTGACCTGGCCATTGTCCGCCTGCAGGCGTCACCTCGGGGAGAGCTGAAGAACCTGTCTACGATAAATGCCACGGACACGTCCGTGCAGGTCATCCTGCCTGACATCCCCGATGGCTATCACCTGCTCTTCGTTCTGGCGAATGGCGTTGCCGGAGGACAAGTCTTGCATGTGGATGGGATTCCGCCTGGAGCGCCCATCGTGAAACCCGTTGCCAACACCCCCCTGCCAACCCTTGAAGGCACTGCGGAGCCGGGCAGTACGGTTCACGTGTATCTGAGTGGTCCTGTCGAGGCCAGTACAAAGGTTGTAGCGAACGCCACGGGAGCTTGGGGATGGATCCTGGAGACTGCTCTGGGAGACGGGACGTACACCGCCTGGGCCACTGCAACGGATGCCGTGGGCAACCTCAGCCCTGAATCCGAGCGGCGCGCCTTTACCGTGGACACTCAGAAGCCCTCAGCTCCCGTGGTGACACAGCCGAAAGCGCTCATCAAGATCCCCAAGCTCACCCTGAGCGGTACAGCGGAGTCAGGGAGTAATGTAACAGTGCATGTGAATGAGGAGGTGCAAGGCACAACCACAGCAGACATGAACGGGCTTTGGAGTTTCACCCTCATGAATCTGAATGAAGGGAAGCACACTGCCCATGCGACCGCCACCGACAAGGCGGGAAACACGAGCCTGGACTCAGAGCGGTGCACCTTCACCGTGGACACCCAGGCACCTGCCGTGCCCGAGGTACTGGAGCCTCGAGGCAAGGTGGCCTCCCGCAGTCCCACCATTCGTGGCACGGCGGAGCCCTCCAGTACGGTGGAGGTGTATGTGGATGGGAAGAAGGTAGGCGAGAGCACGACGGACACAAAGGGGCAGTGGAGCGTCTCCCTTGCAGAAGAGCTGAAGGACGGGAACCACACCGCATGGGCGACCGCAACGGATGCGGCAGGCAATATTAGCATCCCCTCCTCTGAACATGTCTTTACCATTGAAGGGGATGACACAACCCCCTCAAGCTGCGCGGCGAGCCCTGGAGAGCCATCGCTGGCACTGCTGGGTCTGGTGTTCCTGGGACGAATCCTCTCCCGCCTCAGTCGGCGGATGACCCTGAGCAGCAGAAGCCTACTTTTCCTAGCGTGCGTGTGGTTGGGCTGCATCTCACCGGAAAGCCGGGAAGCGGAGGAACTCAACGGGGAGAACCGCGGTACCATCACCGCAGGGTTTCGCCAACATCCGCAGGCGTTGTTGAAAATGGGATCGGCGCAGTTGGCGAGCCCTATCATCGAGGAAGAAGCATGGAAAAGCAGCCCTTCCATGGGCTCCATCCGCTACAATCACACATCCACGCCGTTGCCTTCGGGCAAGGTACTCGTTGTGGGGGGGAGCAATGCCACAGCAAGAGCTCTCAACAGCTCGGAACTGTATGACTTGAGCACTGGAACGTGGCAAGGAACCGGAGCGATGCGTACCGCGCGCTACAACCACACGGCCACGCTGCTGCCCTCCGGCAAGGTCCTGGTCACAGGAGGAGTCGATTCCCAAGGCAATGCTCTTGGCACCTTCGAGGTGTACGACCCCATGAAGGGAACATGGAAGTACTCCATGCATGCTATGCACTTTCCCCGCTTCGACCACACGGCCACGCTGTTGCACACAGGCCAGGTGCTGGTTGTTGGAGGCACCACGGATGGCGTGAACGGCTTCGCCAGGGCGGAGGTATACGACCCAAAGGAAGACATCTGGATAGAGGTGGATTCGATGAACTTTACCCGTTTCAGGCATACGGCGACGCTATTGCCCACGGGTAAGGTGCTGGTCGCCGGAGGGGCCAGAGAAAAGAACACAGAGGTGTACGACCCGGAGCGTGGCACGTGGGATTCAGATGGCTCGCTGAACACAAACCGCTCCGGGCACACTGCGACGCTGTTGCCCACGGGCCAGGTGCTGGTTGTTGGGGGCACCACGGATGGCAGCAGTGGCATTGATAAGGCAGAGGTATACAACGAGGGCTCCTGGAACGCCGTGGATTCGCCGAGTCAGGCCCGCCTCGGGCATACAGCGACGCTGTTGTTCTCGGGCAAGGTACTGGTCGTTGGAGGCCGAGCTGGGGGGAGCAGCGGCCTCGCCAGCACGGAGGAGTATGACCCGGACAATAAATCCTGGAGCCCCAGCGGAACCCTTGCGTCCGGCCGTTTCCAGCACACGGCGACGCTGCTGCCCTCGGGAAAGGTCCTGATCGCCGGAGGCTTTGAGAATAAAGGTTCTGAGAGCACGGAAGTGTACGCCCCGATGCCGGGGAACTGGCGGGACGTGGCTACACTGCCTGTCGCCCGCTCGGGCCATACGGTGACGCCGCTTCCCACCGGTCAACTGCTGGTCACCGGGGGTTCTCCAGACGGCAGCATCCCCCTGGACTGCGCCGCGCTGTATGATCCAGCGAGCGGTTCGTGGACGCCCACGCTGCCCCTGGGCACCGCCCGCTTCAAGCACACCGCGACCCTGCTACCTTCCGGTCAGGTGCTGGTCGCCGGGGGCACCGCAGGCCCAGGCCGTCCCCTCGACAGCGCCGAGTTGTATGATCCGATGAGCGGCTCATGGAAGCCCATTCAGCCCCTGAGCACCGCCCGCTTCGGACACACCGCGACGCTGCTGGCCTCTGGCCAGGTGATGATCGTTGGAGGCACCGTGGATGACAATCGCCCCCTGGATGGCGCCGAGTTGTATGACCCGGTGATCGGCTCGTGGACGCCCACGAAGGCGCTGGGCACCGCCCGCTTCGGGCACACCGCGACGCTGCTACTCTCAGGTCTGGTGCTGGTTGTCGGTGGTACCACGGGCCAGGACAGCCCCCTGGACAGTGCCGAGTTGTATAACCCCGAGAACGGCGAGTGGAGCCTCTCACGGACGTTGAACACCGCCCGCTCCGAGCATACCGCGACGCTGCTCCCCTCCGGCCTAGTGATGGTCGTTGGAGGCAGAAATGAGAGCGTTCCCCTCTCCAGCGTGGAACTCTACGACCCCAAGCAGCAATCGTGGTCGGCGCCTCACCAACTGGCCACGGCCCGCTACGCCCACACGGCGACCCTGTTGCTCTCTGGCGAGCTGCTGGTCACCGGGGGCACGAATGGAAGCAAGATCCTCTCCAGCGCGGAGGTGTATGACCCGGCGCTGGGTGAATGGAGCTCCGCCCAGCCCCTGGGCACGGCTCGCATCAACCAGACAGCGACGCTGCTGCCCTCCGGCCAGGTGTTGGTCACCGGAGGTATTTCGGATGGAGACCGCCGCCTGAACAGCGCCCAGGTATACGAAATCGCGATGAATCCCGGGGACGCGGATTCGGGCCCCATCATCAAACCGCTCACTCGTACCAGGAAACCAGGAGATACGCTCAGTCTCACCGGAGAGCACTTGCACAGCAGTTCCGAGCCCGGTGGCGGCAATGCCCACAGCTCCGCCTCCACCCTTCCCATGATCAGCTTGGTAGCAGTGGAGGGCGGGGCGCTGACACGCGTTTCCCAATGGGTCTCCTCCTCGGATACCGAGCACACCTTCATCCTGCCGTCCTTGCCGACGGGCTACTATTTCCTGTCCGTCATGACCCATGGCAAGACCGGTGGGCAGGTCATCCTCGTGGACGCGACGAAACCAGCGGCCCCCCAGGTGAAGACGCCATTCCAGAATCAAAACATTTACGCCACACGGACCCCGGACATCATCGGCACCGCGGAGCCGGGCAGCGAGGTGCATGTCACGCTGGATGGAGCAGAGGTTCAGGTCGAGTTCGATGCCATGGGGGCCTGGAGCCACACGCCCACCAAGCCGCTCACGTTCGGAACCCACACCGTCTCCGTCACGGCCACCGATGAGGCTGGCAATGTCAGTGAGCCCGCCTCCGTCGCCTTCCACCTCGCCGCCCCCGAGAGCCATTATGGCTGGAGCTGTTCCACTGCTCCCACGATCCCCGCGAGCGGCGTCTGGCTGGTGATGATGTTGTGGCTCAGACGCCGGGGTAAGCACAGGTAA
- a CDS encoding IS5 family transposase: protein MGGESEAMGLVKQDDGWRLPDELWAKMEPLLPPRPPHPMGCHNPRTPDRRAMEGILLVLRTGMPWRALKATGICGPSSAYRRFREWLEAGVFREFWRQGLLAYEALAGIDWEWLAMDGAMGKAPLGGEKTGPNPTDRAKKGTKKSLLTDGRGVPLGLAVAGANVPDFKQMRSSLQSLPVERPTPSAHAPQGMCLDKGYDYDEVRALAEEYGFTLHLPQRGEPDKPRSAARRHGAGCWSAPTGGFNKFRRLLVRWEKREDTYLAMLHLALGIITWFHNLLPS from the coding sequence ATGGGAGGTGAATCCGAAGCCATGGGGCTTGTGAAGCAAGATGATGGCTGGCGTCTACCGGACGAGTTGTGGGCGAAGATGGAGCCACTTCTGCCGCCCAGGCCACCTCATCCGATGGGGTGCCACAACCCGCGCACGCCCGACCGGCGAGCCATGGAAGGTATTCTGCTGGTGCTGCGCACGGGGATGCCATGGCGCGCGCTGAAGGCCACGGGCATTTGCGGCCCCTCGTCGGCCTACCGGCGCTTCCGGGAGTGGCTGGAGGCGGGGGTGTTCCGAGAGTTCTGGCGCCAGGGGTTGCTGGCCTATGAGGCTCTGGCTGGAATCGACTGGGAGTGGCTGGCGATGGATGGGGCCATGGGCAAGGCCCCACTGGGAGGGGAGAAGACGGGCCCCAACCCGACGGACAGAGCCAAGAAGGGCACCAAGAAGAGCCTGCTGACCGATGGGCGCGGTGTTCCCCTGGGCCTGGCCGTTGCTGGCGCCAACGTCCCTGACTTCAAGCAGATGCGCTCCTCGCTCCAGTCCCTGCCCGTGGAGCGCCCCACCCCCAGTGCGCACGCACCGCAGGGGATGTGTTTGGACAAGGGCTATGACTACGACGAGGTACGGGCCCTGGCCGAGGAGTACGGCTTCACCCTGCACTTGCCTCAGCGTGGCGAGCCGGACAAGCCGCGGAGCGCGGCAAGAAGGCACGGCGCTGGGTGTTGGAGCGCACCCACGGGTGGATTCAACAAGTTCCGTCGTCTGCTGGTGCGCTGGGAGAAGCGTGAGGACACGTACCTGGCGATGCTTCACCTGGCGCTGGGCATCATCACCTGGTTCCACAACCTGCTGCCCTCGTAG
- a CDS encoding GyrI-like domain-containing protein, translating into MSFKTVPSMTVIAATEFLSVQEIGIWGEKLTPIMMAELERYGLTTTGPWLFISYGRDGEPSRRFRHDYCVPVGNPDRYKGAFQVRTLDPFPCFFTLHTGALSEEGLRAGYGGVIEAITRAGREFSGESREVWHGWTSADSTANSFEIQIGVK; encoded by the coding sequence TTGAGCTTCAAGACCGTACCGTCAATGACAGTCATCGCAGCGACCGAATTCCTGAGTGTGCAGGAGATAGGAATCTGGGGCGAAAAGCTCACGCCGATCATGATGGCGGAGCTCGAACGTTATGGTCTCACGACGACTGGGCCATGGCTCTTCATCTCCTACGGACGTGATGGCGAGCCGAGCAGGAGATTCCGTCATGACTATTGTGTGCCCGTCGGCAATCCAGACCGGTACAAGGGAGCGTTCCAGGTCCGCACGCTCGACCCGTTCCCCTGCTTCTTCACCCTGCACACGGGGGCCCTCTCCGAGGAGGGCCTCCGCGCGGGCTACGGAGGAGTCATCGAGGCGATCACCCGGGCCGGGCGGGAATTCAGCGGCGAGAGCCGCGAGGTCTGGCATGGCTGGACATCGGCGGACTCCACGGCCAACTCGTTCGAGATCCAGATCGGAGTGAAGTGA
- a CDS encoding transporter substrate-binding domain-containing protein: MHPFPPPKARELRLLAGTLLALLTACAAQPRALPPPRETRVLRVGTSGDYPPFSTLREGQASGFDAELMESYASDRGYRLEWVRFRWPELVTDLIAHRFDVATSGITLRPERSLTGRYTVPVARNGALLLLRRPAWAPPPGSALSEEPLALLRALDRPEFTVAVNRGGHLERVARAHFHHARILAIPDNAAVREALATGQADAALTNTFEGPRWAEGLSGIERVGPFTRDVVALYVDASRAELAADLDTWLLQQEASGALERLRARYLGPSATGPTATPVDALLSATAERLALMPRVATAKRREGQPIEVPAQEARVLEAARKEVHEAAAALGVPAPPDEAITTLFQAQMDAAKRLQLRAPANADAPVHSLDGELRPALARISSRISTLVPRVPGGLDREATRRKAREELASTGLEVEEIDRIADALVELGAARRAPAAVGR, encoded by the coding sequence ATGCACCCATTCCCTCCTCCGAAGGCCCGAGAGCTCCGTCTCCTCGCGGGCACCTTGCTGGCCCTGCTCACGGCGTGCGCGGCACAGCCACGGGCACTCCCGCCCCCGCGCGAGACCCGAGTCCTCCGCGTGGGAACGAGCGGCGACTACCCGCCTTTCAGCACGCTGCGCGAGGGTCAGGCGTCTGGCTTCGACGCCGAGCTCATGGAGTCCTATGCGTCCGACCGCGGATACCGCCTCGAGTGGGTGCGCTTTCGCTGGCCGGAACTGGTGACGGACCTCATCGCCCATCGCTTCGATGTGGCAACCAGTGGCATCACCCTCCGGCCCGAGCGGTCTCTGACCGGGCGCTACACCGTCCCCGTGGCACGCAACGGAGCCCTGCTGCTCCTGCGGCGCCCGGCCTGGGCACCTCCGCCCGGAAGCGCGCTCTCCGAGGAGCCGCTCGCGCTCCTGCGCGCACTCGACCGGCCCGAATTCACCGTGGCGGTGAATCGGGGCGGACACCTGGAGCGCGTGGCGCGCGCCCACTTCCACCACGCTCGCATCCTCGCCATCCCCGACAACGCGGCGGTGCGCGAGGCGCTGGCCACCGGGCAGGCCGACGCGGCGCTCACCAACACTTTCGAGGGTCCGCGCTGGGCCGAGGGCCTCTCCGGCATCGAGCGGGTGGGCCCGTTCACCCGAGACGTGGTGGCGCTCTACGTGGATGCCTCGCGAGCCGAGCTGGCCGCCGACCTGGACACGTGGCTCTTGCAGCAGGAGGCAAGCGGAGCGCTCGAGCGGCTCCGCGCGCGGTACCTGGGCCCCAGCGCCACCGGGCCCACCGCGACGCCGGTGGACGCGCTGCTCTCCGCGACCGCCGAGCGGCTGGCGCTGATGCCCAGGGTGGCCACGGCCAAACGACGCGAGGGCCAACCCATCGAGGTGCCCGCTCAGGAGGCGCGTGTGCTGGAGGCAGCCCGGAAGGAGGTCCACGAGGCCGCGGCGGCCCTGGGCGTTCCAGCGCCTCCGGATGAGGCCATCACCACGCTCTTCCAGGCGCAGATGGATGCGGCCAAACGACTTCAGCTCCGCGCGCCCGCCAACGCGGATGCGCCCGTGCACTCGCTCGATGGAGAGTTACGACCGGCGCTCGCGCGGATCAGCTCACGCATCAGCACGCTCGTGCCGCGCGTCCCCGGCGGCCTGGACCGCGAAGCCACGCGGCGGAAGGCGCGCGAGGAGCTCGCGTCCACCGGTCTCGAAGTCGAGGAGATCGACCGCATCGCCGATGCACTGGTGGAGCTCGGCGCGGCCCGTCGAGCCCCGGCGGCGGTGGGCAGGTGA